The Dehalococcoidia bacterium DNA segment GGGCAGAACACTATACTCCAGAGCCAACGATAAAGGAATCAGTGCCAGAGCCCCGGGCTGAACCTCTATTTGTTTCAGGTCAATGGTTGGCACATTGAACTGGAAGCTGACCACTTTTTGCCGCTCTTTTAGGTTATGCGGTTTCTCCAAAGTATCTCTGACCATCTCCATTATCCCCTTTCTCTGGCATCCGCTTTGGTGCCACGCTTAGGTTTTTATTATTGACCCCCTGGCATCTCCTTATGCACCGACGATGTTATCCTGTAATATATATACTTATCTTATATTAACTTATATTAAGTTCCAATAAGTAATATACCACATATTTACATATTTGTCAAGTATAAACAAGTAAAAAAGTTGAGGTATAGGAGAATCTGAAGTTTAACCGAAGGTGTTTAAGATATGGCCTGGTTACCTTTACGAAGGTTTAAGCCAGGCTACATAGGGAGGCTGGATATACAGTCAAAGAATTGTTACGAGAAGCACGAAAAAATAGCCAACAGCATTCAGCTATCAGCCATGCCATAATCACCAATTCCCCAATTCCCCAATGTAACGTGGGGATTGCCACGCCCCGACTTGGGCCGAAGTGTCGGCCTCGGGGCTCGCAATGCCAGTATATATTCATCCACTCCTCTGCCCCCTCAGCTCATATTTCGGAATTAACCTCCGTCCCCTACTATAAGACTATGCCATCCAGATAAAACTGATTGTCATCTAGCCCAATGGCCGGTGGTAGTATTGCCTGTATTTCAATTTGATGTCGGTTCACCCATATCCTGCCCGGGTGCTCGGAAACATCACTGGTGACACAACTCCCAATCGTTGCATATCCCATCTTGATGTGTCATAACATATGGCTTGTATGTGTCCAGACCGTAATAACCCAGGTACCAGGCACCCATCTCAGCATCGCAGGAGATCCACTCCTCACTAGGGTCACCTCCAATATCCTCCATGGTTCGATAGACCTGTCCTGAGTTAGCCGAAGGGCCTCACCACGAACGGCGCTAGATAGGTGGTGCCTATTGCTTCAGCATGTTCGGTTTGATTGGTTGTGATTGACACCGCTCATCAAAAAACAGTAGGATGTGGCGGTGAATGCGCTCAGGGCTTTTAATATTCGCCGGGCTATACCAAGAATTACCATCCTCATTTTCCGGTAAAACGGTATCTATACCGGTGAGTATGAGGCGTGACAATATGTCATTGTGAGGAACCCCGATGTATTGGGGGACTGAAGAATCTCTTGAATCCGTTATAAGACTGAGATTCTTCACCGCCCCTCCGCAGCCCCTTCGCTTCACTCAGGGCTTCGACTCAGGGCTCTGGCTCAGAATGACAGACACTATCGATCTATTTTCGTGGCAATAACATGAGAGCGAAGGAAACTCTAATCATATTCCTAAAAGGGCTGTTTATGGGAATAGCCGATATTATTCCTGGTGTTTCCGGTGGAACAATTGCACTGATCACAGGTATATATATGAGGCTGGTTCATGCGATTAGCGGAATAAATCTGAGGTTTATCTCTCGTTTGGTTAAGGGTGATTTCGAGGGGGCAAAAAAAAGTATCGGGGACATCGATTTCCAATTGTTCATCCCACTTCTTGCAGGTATTGGTTTAGCAATATTCCTTATGTCAAATTTACTGGATTACCTTCTGCAGAACTTTGAAGCCTCAACTTACGCTTTCTTCTTTGGTTTAATACTCGCATCGCCGGTTCTGCTTTACGAGAAGATAGAAGGCTTATCCGTTAAGATCATTATTTTCTCAATCGCTGGATTTTTAGCTGGCTTCTTTTTAGCCGGTTTAGCCACGCTACAAATCGGGCACTCATTACCCGTTATTTTTCTTTCAGGTATGATAGCCATATGCGCTATGATCCTGCCCGGGATCTCAGGTGCATTCATGCTGCTGTTCTTGGGCATGTATGATTATATGATCAATGTTCTCAAGAATTTACAGTTCTTGGAGATATTCGTATTTATTTTCGGTGCTCTCATTGGTATTCTCGCTTTCTCCAGAGTATTAAACTATATATTACGAAAATATGAATCCATTACCATATCTTTTCTAATTGGTTTGATGCTGGGTGCATTGCGGCTCCTTTATGACAATATAGCTAGTACCATGGATTCTATAGTGCATGTTGTTATTTCGGGCTTGCTTGGTTTTCTCATTATTCTCATTTTAATAAAATTCAAAAAGCGCGTTGCGGCATCATAGAACGTTTCTAAGCTGATTCGCTTGGATTAGTACCCTTATGTAATTTTAAAGTGGCAAATAAGACAGAACTAGTTGGACTAGGCGAAGCTCCTGTGGATACTGTTATGGTGGTGGTATCGCCCTCCGTAACCCATAATACAGTGCCAAGGCCTTCACCAACGACATCTTCCACTTTAGCAACAGAACAATCAATGGTAAGCGTTATGGTAGCTGTGCCTATCTAAGGTAGCAGTATGAATGAAAAAGGCTAATAGATGAGGGTTTGGCGGATGCAGGCTGCGGTGAGGTATGGCTGGCGAACAGCACGATTAGAACACGGTCTTGAAAAATGATAGGTTTATTCGGTAGAATATGGTGGTACCATAGCCGGCTCGCATAGCTCTGTCTGAAGAGCGGTGGGGCTTCAGTCCGACGGGGTCAAAATTATGAAGAGATGTCTTGTTGCTGTATCTGTGGTAATGCTTCTGGTTGGTCTGGCAGGAATGGTTAGCTGTGCTAATGATGGATGGTGGCGTGGTGGAGTGGCACCGTCAGCGATAGTGGAAGATTTTTATCAGGCGGTAAACGAAGGGGACCTTTCCCAGGCTGAACAATTTGTAGGAGATGTCCAGTTTATGGAGGTGGCTTATCTGGTGGTGGGCAATATACAAAGAGTTGAGATACTCGATGAGCTGATAGAGCCGGATATAAAAATACTTTATGGCCATGAAGTTCAGCGGGCGTGGATAACGATTAATGTAACCCTCAGCCCCAGTTTTGAAGAACCCACTGATTGGGATTTGTATAGGGAGCTTCGGTTTATTACCAGCCCCTTTCCCGAAGGAGAGCACCTGTTGTATTTGCAAAAACATGACCCGGAGTATCGTCCAGAATGGGAAGGAGAGTGGATAATAAGGGGTAGCATACTAGCAGACTGACATTTCCCCCTAAGTCCACTGAACCGAGGAGTCAAGGGAATCTGTTCAGCCATTCTCTCACTGGATACTTGCTAGAAAGAGTCAAATAGGCCCAAAAATCGGGTGATTGGTGAGCTTGCCGCAGGGCCATTTAATTAAGTCATCCCAGTATTAATCTTGAGATTCCGAAACAAGTTCAGAGTGATAATGTAAGTTGCTATAGCTCTGAATTATACCCACAATAGGCAAGCGGTGACCTGTCATTAATTTACTGGATGACTACGAAGTGGTTACAGGGTTATATTGGTATGGTATAATTATACACGGGTGGGAGGTATGAATAGCGATATAATTACGGTGCTGCGTCAGAATCA contains these protein-coding regions:
- a CDS encoding DUF368 domain-containing protein, yielding MGIADIIPGVSGGTIALITGIYMRLVHAISGINLRFISRLVKGDFEGAKKSIGDIDFQLFIPLLAGIGLAIFLMSNLLDYLLQNFEASTYAFFFGLILASPVLLYEKIEGLSVKIIIFSIAGFLAGFFLAGLATLQIGHSLPVIFLSGMIAICAMILPGISGAFMLLFLGMYDYMINVLKNLQFLEIFVFIFGALIGILAFSRVLNYILRKYESITISFLIGLMLGALRLLYDNIASTMDSIVHVVISGLLGFLIILILIKFKKRVAAS